From the genome of Longimicrobium sp., one region includes:
- a CDS encoding ferredoxin family protein, translating into MPYVIAEPCIGTKDASCVEVCPVDCIYEANDQYYINPDECIDCGACEPECPVQAIFPDTDVPPEWSDYIERNRVLSDG; encoded by the coding sequence ATGCCCTACGTGATCGCGGAACCCTGCATCGGCACCAAGGACGCCAGCTGCGTCGAGGTCTGCCCGGTGGATTGCATCTACGAGGCGAACGACCAGTACTACATCAACCCCGACGAGTGCATCGACTGCGGCGCCTGCGAGCCCGAGTGCCCCGTGCAGGCCATCTTTCCCGACACGGACGTGCCGCCCGAGTGGTCGGATTACATCGAGCGGAACCGCGTGCTTTCCGACGGCTGA